The genomic region AGACggggcggcagtggcacATCGACGGTgcagagagatggagagaagAAGATTGAGCAACAGTAAaagaacaaacaaaaaaggagaCGGGGGGGTAATGacgctcttcttccttttcgaaattcttttttgttgtgtgtgtggggaggcgtttgctcctcctcctcatcgttGATACGGTTATCGACGTCGCCAGTGTCTGAGGCGATGAAGAAGAAAAGCCTCGAAACCAAAATAAAAGACGGCGAGAACAAGCGCGAGAAGGAGAGCAAAACGAACAAAAGAAACCAGAGAACCAGAGAaaggaaacacacacacacacacacagacacacacagacaaatAAAAAAAGGAGCACGCGCAAAAGTGTGCGGAAGCAAAtggaaacaaaaaaaagcgaggaggagaaggtcGGATCGCAGTCGTACAGAGATAGAGAAAAAAATAATACTAATAGTAATCAGAcatcatatatatatatatatgttcATGACAAGCATCAACGCGCACAAAGAATGCACATCTATGCACTCTATAGACCCGCTACCTGCagacacatgcgcacgcacacagaaaaaCATTACAAACATAACCACTTCTGTGctgcccttccctccttaccctcccctcccccgtccgAAAGCCGCAGACGCAGGTCCAGGGTATTTTGTCTTTTTCTTCATCGTCGAGTTTCTACACTTTGCTTCTGCTTGTGCGCCTTTGACATGTTcttccgccgctgcgtctctATCCCCCGCCTCAtcaacaaaaaagaaaagctGTAAGAGAGCAAGAAGGAAACTGTGTTCTTCTCGGGCAAGCGAGTCACCAGCTCTTCACAGAACAGCTGAGCAGTCATCAAAGACACGCGCCTAACTGGAGCAGCCACATTTGCGCGAGGGCTAGAGATCCTTCAAGCAGCTCCCTAACCCCCCCTCCGTTTTTTCAAGAAAAGCGGTCTTGCGTTCTCATGGCCATCGAAGTCGCGGACGTCATTACTACaagcacacatgcatacatgcACGCCCTAAGGCGTTCCACCACAAATCGCAGCCACAACTACGCTGTGCCTGCCAAAaccaacaaagaaaaaaggaggagCACGAGATAGAAAGGCAtcctacacgcacacacgcagatgTGCTCGTAACAGAACCGCAAAGTTATACCTAGCCGCCTCTAGTATCCCATCATcatacacacgcagagaaagagagaagggagagggaggggggcgaaaGGAGAAAGGCACCGGAAGCAGAAGAGAGCCATGAAAACGAaaggaacacacacacacacacaaagggaaataaacacacacacacaagaacgAAAGAGGTAAACAAGCTCAACCGTTTCGCCATTCGTTcacacacgctcgcgcaTATGCGTACTCTCCTCGCCTTTCATAAACCGCCCACGTGTGCACGGCTTCTTTCGTGGGCGTCGCGTTTCGTTTCCTTTTGCCtcgctgcccccccccctgcccaCCACCTCTTCCACCTCGCCATCACATGAGACACGAAGCGACGGCAAGAAAGCAATCGGTGTCGGGAGGATGGACGGCAAAGAAAAGAAAGACGCAACAAAAGAGGAAAGAGCAGCGCGCGGGGAAGGAAAGGATGAAGATGACACagatacgcacacacacacacacagacagatCTACACAGGCATCGAAAAACAGCTTGCCTCGGCGCAGGGCAAAGAAAACAGCCATCCCTaccctctctctatctctttACATCGCTGCACCTCTCTAcacgcctccccccccccgctctcATAAAACCAGCCTCCGCTTCCCACTTTCCCTTCACCAACCACTTGTTACTCACTTTTTCCCCGACATCCTGAGAAACAAACGAAAACTAAGCGTGAAAACCTGGTCAACAGACGGAACAGTGGCCAAAACAAACCACAGCGGAGAAGGCGTGTGGGCGGGGTGCgcaaaaaagagggaggagggaagaagaAAGCTGAGCAGTCCGATAGAGGCGCTTGGTGCTTGCGACGGGGGTAGCGGAAAAGGGTACAGCCGGGAAAAGGCTGCGGTAGTGGGGAAAAGGGAGTTTGGGACCGTAGTCACTTCTCATCTTCTGTTTTCGGTGCTCACGCGATGTCTGCCAGCGCGCACTGATCGGCAACAGAACCTTTCCGGCCATCTGTACCTTCGCTGTCTTTCCACTTCTTAACCCCCTCACCGACCCCACACAGGCATTCCCTATAATGTGTCTGCCATTAAAGGATCTCACATAGACACAGAGAGCTACAGAGTCTCCGCCCTCGAGGCTGCCCTTCTTCTTCCGTTCGTATCACATGCGTGAGGTGGCTTATTAACTTCTTTGTTCTCCTCTTtgggggagagaaagaggggtaTTTGAAGTCAAGAAGCGAGGTTTCCGAAGACGTTCGCGCACGCcttgcgtgtgtatgtgtgtgtatgtgtgtgtgtgtgcgtgtgtgcgtgtgtgtgtgtgtgtgtgtgtttgtgtgtgtgtcgttgtCGCACGGCACGACTAAGGTTCTTCGGAGAGGTTGCGCGTTGAGGTCGATACAGCCGCTTCAGGCACAAACTCGCGCGTGCTCAGAGGTCCCTCCCGACGTGTCAAGTGAACCAGCATGGCAGTAACATTATCAGTGCTCCCTTTCGTGAGAGCTGCCTGAGCTAACTCCTCGGCGATACACTGCGCCGGCACGCCTTCCCGTAATCGTTGGGAGCAAAAGTCTACTACCTCTGCGTATGTCATGACATCCCAGAGTCCGTCACAACCGATCACGAGAAACTCATCCTCATCCGTCAGTCGGGTAACCGACGTCTCCGGGACAGCGATCACTCCGGAAGGCTTACCATCCGTGTACTTGGCAAGCTTGAAGCCTGCGTCTCCGATGGCACGCGTCACGGCAAGACTAACGACCGCCGGGTTGTAGTTCGGGTGTCCTACACGATTGTGGCACACCTTGCCCCCTACAGACCGAAttcgctcctcctcgctcggGTTACTGGCGATGTTGTGTCGCACGGTGAGAACTACTGGCTTTGCGTTGTGCGAAAGCACAACTTCGGCGTCGCCCACGTTCCCTACCACAAGCTTGTCGTCTATGATCAGAGCGAccgcgcagacgctgccAGACTCGTTCGTCTCCGCCTCAGAGCGGGCGAGGAAGGCTCGGTCAGCCTCCACTATGCCATCGACGATGGCCTTCTCGGGATTAGTCTTCACCTCTGGATGGCCGAGGATGAGCCCGTGTAATTGGTCGCGGAGGTACTCCGCACATTGGGTGCCGCCGTGACCGTCGTAGACGCCGAAAAACGGAATCCCCTCGGACAGCATCGTATGCTGATCCTCCATCGTCTTGCGGGTGCCCTGCTCGGCGGTCGCGCCGTAGTCTACGACAACGAAGGCGGTCTTGCGCAAGCTACTGTGGCGGCAAAGGGGGTGCAGCGTCGTCGAGTTctgccgcgacggcgctgcggagctCGCATTGGAAGGAACAACCACGTGGTTAGCCTGATGGCCCTTGCCGTGACTGCCGTCGCAGgccggctgcggtgcggACGCATCTTCTACACCTGGGGAATGGGGTGACGCTTGCGGGTGTATGCCAGTCTTTGCCGAGTCGCGCGGTCTCGTCGGTGAGCTCGCTGGCAGTGGCGAGAGAAAATTCGGGTGTTTGCCCACAGATGTACTACTGCTTGTAGAGCTGCTCTTGTTCACGGGAACTGTCGGCGGTTTCTGCTTCGGACGCAGGATAGACTTCTTCTTCGCAGAAGCAAAGGCTGTTGTCGCGCCGGCGGAGGCTGGCGACTTGGGCGAGTGAGGTGAGTCGGGTTtccgcgtcgctgtcgcgtcgctcttcttctctgccGGCATGCTTTGGCACGTCGTCGGTACGACAGAGAACGAATATTAAAAAGGACGTCGCCTAAAGGACGTATGGATGTCGCACAGAGAGACGCAAAACTGTTCCAgcgaggaaggaaggaaaagaaggagaCGACGCTGCGGAAAAGAGATTACGAGGACACCAACGGAGGCACACAACGAAGAATaaaaagaaaagagcggTGTAATACAGAGAGAGCTTTATATGTATATGCGTGTCTGAGTGGGTtttggagggagggagggagggttCGAGTAGAACGCGGGCGAGGAGTCGAGCAAATAGGAAGAAGCGACAAcacagaaaacgaaaaaagtAGCAAAACGCCACCAGGCAGCAACCAAGGACGGACGACGGTGCCCAACACAGAGctgggagagagaaggaaaggggcagaggcggcgaagaGCGAAAACCAAAGTACGAAACAGCCCGGGCGGCACACGGCCACGGGAAACGAAATCCGCAAGACCCGCTGCCCAGTAGGACACCCTTcgccgcgtgctgctgtgcgatAGCCACGTCGCTAGAAGGAGAGGTTGATGGCTGCGTGGGGTGATAGAGAAATGAAACACGCAGCCAGCCAGACAGAACAGAGACAAAGGGGTGGAGGGTGACGCAACAGAGCAAACGCGGTTGCCACCAAGTGAAACACGCGAGAGAGGGACCGCGGCACTGAGGGGGACTAAGGGAGAAAGGAAACCAaagcagcgtgcgctgctcGCTTCTTTTGAGTAAATGGATGTGCGGCGGCAGGATGGAACAAAACGATGCGCGGGACGTGCTCCCGCCTCGGTTTTCCGTCGTTCTTACGCTGTagttgtggtggtggtttgCTGACGTCCCTACAAGAACTGCTCACCTTCGTGCTACTCGCGTCGTGCGCGAAGATCTCGATTGCCAAGTTAATGCCGATGAAGGAATGATGAtgggagacagagaggaTGGGAAGAAATACGTGTCGCTTTTTTATCGTTTTGCTTGCCGTACATGGGCCGTGAAGAGACGGCCTGGCGTAGTGCGCCCCCAcccttttttcttgttcgtgggggaaggggttTCACTGCTCCACCTTTTTCCGgatacacgcgcgcagaggaCGGCGACGTCACAAGACAACTTCTACGTTCttattttttgttgttcggCGAGAGATCTCTGCGTCCTCTTGTCCTTCGCTTCGCCTTCTACGTTCGCGCTGTTGCGAAGATCCTTCCCTGACACCGACTGTGGACTGGCGAGTTTTTGCGAGACGGTGAACACGGGATGGAAAAGGGAGTAGGCAAAGAGCAGTGGCCAACTGCaacggcggctgcagccaCTCTGGTttcacagacacgcacacacccacgctCGCTCGCAGCGGCGATGATGGCAAAGCCGGAAAATACAAATGAGAAGCAAAAAGTGAGAGGAGAATATGATAGAAGCGTACAATGGTGTGCATACGTGTGCACGCATCTTCACCGTGTCACAACTCGACAGAGGGCGGGAGAAAGATTACAGAAGCAGAAAATCAGAACGCGACACTCGTGTGGGAAACAGAGGCAAGGGACatggtggaggtggcggacGATGAAGCGACAGACAACATCGTTCCCGCATGGAGACGGCACAGCAACCCAAAGGTGCTTCTCCCTGcaggagaaagggagggatGATGAGCGTACAAGCGGTTTTGGCTCGATCGTTTCACCGAGCACTTGGATAAAAAGGATGCATTTTGTCACGCCTCTCACAGTTTTTCGAGTCACCtacaccgccaccacagtTCCATTGCAGTGCCCATCCAGCTCGCCTTCCCTCGCGGTGAACGCGAGGGAGtggcacagacacgcacacatgcactcACCTGCGCAGTCCACTACGCCGGTACCACAATGACGCACCCTCTGTTTCATGTATTTTCTTGtgctttgcttttttttcgtggtGCTTCTTTCCTCGAGTGCGATCGTGTCGAGGACTACAATAGAGAGGTGGATGTGCTGTGTAGAGGCAGCAGCCCACAAATTCTTCCTCAAGTGTTCACCACTACGCGAAGCACATGAACAcgtgcacgcagacacaagCATAGATTGAGAGGCACGATCCAAGCTCTACCTGGTCCTCCTAACCCACTCGGCCTCCAGCCGCGCGACCATACCGTGTCGCCGAAAGGAAAACCCTGACACCTCGCCTCTGGCTACCAAGGAACacaaacaacagcaaaaaaaaaggtaaCAGACGTGAAGCAAAAGACATTGTAAGCGCAAGGCAGTGACGCAAACCGGCAGCGCCATAATGAAGCcacgtgagtgtgtgtgcttggggggggggggcgaagcGAGGAATGATAAAGGGGAGGCAACGAGGGAAAGAGCAGCACAgaacgaaaacaaagaggAGTCACAGTAATGACACACGCATgtgcatacacatacacgcagacacacgcacacagagagaggggggggcatAAAGAGATGAACCTCACATCATCACCAAAGCCCAACTCGCGTgacaaaaaaaggaaagaggatCATCAACAACTAAAGGAAACTGGTGTGAATGCGTGCTCGCGCAGGCATGTGTGCGGTAGCGTTCGCCTGTGCACGCCTGTGTCTGGAGGAACAGCACAGCCCATAGGTCACGGAAGGCGAAAGAGCGACGAGAAACCCAAAAGAGGACGCATGCGCGATCGTCCGCATTCGCTGgaacgcggcgctgctgccacgaggtgggagagagaagccCATACCAGCACGCACTTCACATGCGTGACTCGAGGATACGTGTACACAACTCTACACACGGCTCGGGTGGCATGCTGCAATGCAAGTCCATCTCCCAGCAGCTGTTGAAGTAGGCGCTAactgccgcctcctcgaaCGCGCTGGGAATTACTCGCAACACGTCGATCAAATTACGAGTGGGGCACGCCTGTAGCACGACAGAGCTGCTGCCAAGGATCGCAGTGCACTTGAGGGCGTAGATGCGAAGAAGGTAGCACCACTCGGTGAAGACGCGCTGACGGATCGATGGGTCGCTTTCGGCAGTCAAGTAGAGAGTGCGAGCCGCAATCGGGTAACGGGCGGAGCGGAAGATGTCGGTGAAACGGCACCCTTTGTACTCTTTGAATACTTGCTTTGCGGGTGTcgaaggggtggtggtggtttcTGCGGCCTCCAGCTCAGCGCGCACGCCCGCTTGCAccgtctgctgcagctctaTACACGCCAGCCGGCTTCGTTTCAGCTCTTCCAAATACCGACCTACGTAAACCCACAAATCATTACGCACCACGTTGTCGTCAGCCTCGCCGAGATCAAAGGCGGCAATGAACTCGAtcaacacgcacgcgtacgGAATCAGCAACAGCGTCTCCAGCACAGCGTTTTTGGAGGTTGCGATGAAGGCCGGCGACGCTGCGACAGCGGCTGTGGAGGAACACCTGCTCTGCagagcgccgtcgcccgctgaggcggccgcgccagcagcagctgcaggtgacGCGGGCTCCGTGTGAGACACGACGTCGTGCGAACCCACCATTCCGTGCTCGTGCGATGTAGCCATAACCGACTTGAGAAACCGCACCGCGCGGGCATCTCGGGTGACGAGAAAATAGAAGCTCACACCAAGCAACACGTGGCGCATGGCGCCCGATACTTCGAGGCAAACGTTCCGGTCCGCCTCGCAAGTActgaggaggcgctgaagcTTACCCAGGAGGCCGTGCGTGAGGCAGCCGAAGATGGTGGAGCGGATCTGCAGCATTATCGCACTCGCCAACTGCACCGATGTGGCGGAGAGTCTGGATAGGGACACTTGTACCGGGGTTttgcgcgccgccggcgtctgATGCAGCTCCACCCAGCCAGCGGTGCGCTTAAAGTGCACCACATCCACGACGCCGGCCTGCTGAATCTCATGCACCAGGCCTGCCACAAACGGATTGCTCTGCCGGACCTCCGTTGGGATCCATTGATACAGCCTTTCCGCGTAGTTCACCGCGTCCTTGGAAGACGGCGCGTCGGGGACGCTGGGCAGGCTGTCCAACGCATCCATCGTCGCCAAGGACGGCGCAGCCCAGACAAAGTCGTAGCACACCCGCAGCACCTCATCGACGTAGTCGTTGCGGAGCATGCGCATGGTGATGTTGGTCGACTCCACGAGCTCATTCAGAACTTTGCACGCCAGCTCCAGCAAGTGCGCGTGATCCTTACATGCGAGTAGCATGCCCTTGAGCGCTAAGTAGACAAGGAGTCGATAGTCAAAGCGGTCGAACTCGTAGCCGCCAGACATCGGTGGCGACACCAGATCCGCGTCCCCAGGCACGTGCGTCAGCAGTGTCGTCAGCATTGGTCGCACCATGCCACTGAACAGCGAGCTCCGCACCTCCGCATCGAACAGGCCCGCATACTGCGCCAGCAACGCCCATATCGACGAAAGAGCATGTGCTCGCACCCGCACGGAGCTATGCACGACGACGATCGGCACCATTCCCTCGAACAGCGACATCCATAGGTGGTACTTCGTCTTGCTGGTAAAGGTCATGGGCTTCTGTAGGAGCGCGTCCAGCGTCAGGGGCTCCGCGGCGAGCGTCACTCGCGACAGGTGCTTGCCCAGCATGTGAGACGCTGCCAGCTCATGCTCCACTGTGAGATAGCGCGTGGCCCACCGCGTGACGGCGTCTGCCGTCTGTACTTCTAGTGGCGGGGCCTCCAGCCCGTATTGCAGCCAGTGGCCACACGCAACAAGGTACGAAatggcgcgcagcggcatgcTCTCCTCCACGCCGGAGCAGGCAAATGTCGTCAAGCAGAAGATCAAGTCGCTAAAGCAGTCCTTCACGTAGCTGATGTGCCGCAGTATCACACCCTCGCAGATGGACCaggcggacggcgccacctCTGGAATGGCCGCGGCGTGGCTGAGGCACGAAAAGACGACGCTCCAGCCACTTGCCAAGTGTTCGGCACGGAAGTCGATCACCTCGGAGAGAATCGTCATCACCTTCTGCCGGCAGGCGACGTTTTGATTTGACATGAGAATCAACTCGAACGgcttcagcacctccttctGGAAAGAATAGttgagcagctcctcgcgcatGAGGTAAGTCAGCGCAACGAGCCGCAGACCATCCAAGGAGGACAAGGCAatctcgctgctgcggcggcaaccTGCTAGCGTAAACACCTCACTCGCATGCGCCCACAACTCGCGCCACTGCAGCCGGCTCAAGAAAGAGGCACAAATGCTGACAAAGTCGAACAGTTTAGTTAGCGAGAAGGTGCGGGTGTACTGCAGCTCCATCTCACACACCTTCACCAAGCCGCTCGTCATCTCCAGCTGCACTCGCGGTGGGTACTGCGTGGCGTCGAAGAGGCGGTCAAGCCATAGATCCACTTGACACGTTGGGACAGAGCGAAGCCCCAAAAGTATAGCTTTGCGGTTGTCGCGAGAGGCGCGGTCGACGATGCTGGCAGGTACATCGTCGAGAGCGCCGAACCAGAGAtccgcacgctgctgctgctgctgctccggaGCCGTCGTTGCGGCGGAGATACTTCTCGTGTTATTGTTGCTCGTATCGAGCACAGTGGAAGCCGAAGAAGCGGCCGGCTTTGTCGCGGAATCCGGTGGCTTTGGAAGCACCAGACTACTTTCTTTGGACACTGGTGTCGTGTCCAGCAGACGGCGCGCCTGGCGCTGCCACATACCCTCGATGCCGTTCGCCAAGGCATCCACGAGCGACATCGCCTTGTAGGCCGCCTGCCACCCACGCGCATTGAAGGAAGAGCCGCATTGCACAAACAGATTGAAAAATGTCGAGAGCACCTGCAAGCGCGTGAAGGGGATCGTCGACTTTATCGTCACGCGTGAGCTAGGCACCGCCTtcacgacgacgacggaggTCAGACGAGTCATCTCGAACatgtgctccagcagcttctcTGTGTGGGAAACGTTGCCGAACgcgcagcagacgcgcacggTGTTCTGCAAACCGAGGAGAATGGTGCTGAAATAGCCAGCGCTTTGCGTGTCCTCCAAGTAGGCTGTCACCGCCTCGTACTCCGCCCCAGCCTCCCGCTCGCTCCcgggcggtgacggcgacgagaAGGGCTGCGGTCGCACGTATTTCTCCGAatcctccagcagctgctgcagagccaGCACGACAATGTGACACACCACATCTACCGACACTTCCCACATAGGAAGGGCGTTCTCGATGCTCGTCGCCGTTACGAACATGGCgtggtgcgccgcgtcgtTGGTGGAAGCCTCTTGTAGCGCGCTCATCACCTCTTTCAACGTCGCGCGCAACTCCTGCTGGTACATTTCCTCTCGCTTGCGCCGGGCTGAGTTGAACAGCGCGTTGCCGGCGGCATCCATGGGTAGCAAGACTTTGTCCGTGATTGCTGCCGCGATCGGagagaggtggcgcagcaagGGAATAGAGTCCAGCAGGTTCGTCGTCAACTTACTGCTACGTCTGCCTCCGGCAGATCcgcccgccgcggccgcggccgaCGCGTGCACCGACGACTGAGTGCCGCACTTCGGCGACGACCGCAGCACGATCTCCTCCCCACTGATGCGGTCGTAGATGCCACCGAGTATGGACGGGTCGATGTCGTTGCCCTCGTCGATGCCTCTGTTATTCTGCAGAAAGCCCTCCTTCGTCATCTTGTTTTTGATGTGCGGGCTGTGAGCGTCGGTGTTGAGCATGCAGATGGAGAAGGATAGAATGAAGGCGGTGTCTGCAGAGCCGAAGATGCCGGGGTTTTGACGGCAATACTGCGCCGCGAACAGCTCCATTGTTTTGTCCACGACCTGCGCCTCGCCCAAGAGCTTGAAGCCGCCGAGGAAGAGACGCAGTGCCTCGTCCAGCGTCTTGCCAGTGAAGTCGTGTAGCCCAATCCACTCCTCGAACACGACACGCGACGACGGACGTCGAAGGCACTTGGCAAAGTAGTCGCCCAGCACCATCTTGTCAAGGTAGTCCTCCTTGCCACGCAGAAACGCTGCCACCTTCCTAGCAGAGAGGAGCATGGCGTCATCCACGTCACTCGTGATGGCTGCAGTagacgtcgctgccgcttccaCAGGGGCGGgggacgcggcggcagcatcaACGTCACCGTCGCCCGACACCTGCTGCTTCCTTCTTGACACCGCATTGGAATATGATGGCGCCTCTGCATCGTCATTGCGAAGCCCATCCGAGGTGCTTGTGTTGGTGGTGCCCGTGGCTGTGGTGGGGATAGCGGCAACCCCTGCTCTGTCGCTCATTGGAAACTGCGCCCCGATAGCCGCCGGTGGCCCCGGTGTTGCACTGACCGCCTGATCGGCGCTCTCGAGGATCAGCGCTGAGTTTTCCAAGTACTCGATGGCCGCATCTGGGGTTGCCTTCTCATTGAACAGATCGAGGAATTTCTTGAACGCATCCTTGTACCGTCGCGCCTGCAGGACGGCGTCGACgtgcgcggccgcggcgaggccaccgttgctgccgctgccactcaTCGGTGAACCCATCACCTCGAAGCCACACAGCAGTGCGTGCGTCCTACCGTGCCGCAGTCCGTCCTCACTCAGGCCGTGCACGAACGGCGAACAGCCGGCGAGCTCGTGGGGTGCCGTATCTGTCGTCGCGCCGTCTCGACACGCAGCCCCGTTGCTGGGTGTGCCGGCGTGACCGTCCTCCTCCTGATCGCATTCAAAGCGCTCGATCCACTGAATATTTGAGTCGGACACCTGCAACAGGCTTACAAGT from Leishmania major strain Friedlin complete genome, chromosome 34 harbors:
- a CDS encoding protein phosphatase 2C-like protein — translated: MPAEKKSDATATRKPDSPHSPKSPASAGATTAFASAKKKSILRPKQKPPTVPVNKSSSTSSSTSVGKHPNFLSPLPASSPTRPRDSAKTGIHPQASPHSPGVEDASAPQPACDGSHGKGHQANHVVVPSNASSAAPSRQNSTTLHPLCRHSSLRKTAFVVVDYGATAEQGTRKTMEDQHTMLSEGIPFFGVYDGHGGTQCAEYLRDQLHGLILGHPEVKTNPEKAIVDGIVEADRAFLARSEAETNESGSVCAVALIIDDKLVVGNVGDAEVVLSHNAKPVVLTVRHNIASNPSEEERIRSVGGKVCHNRVGHPNYNPAVVSLAVTRAIGDAGFKLAKYTDGKPSGVIAVPETSVTRLTDEDEFLVIGCDGLWDVMTYAEVVDFCSQRLREGVPAQCIAEELAQAALTKGSTDNVTAMLVHLTRREGPLSTREFVPEAAVSTSTRNLSEEP